From a region of the Mercurialis annua linkage group LG1-X, ddMerAnnu1.2, whole genome shotgun sequence genome:
- the LOC126665254 gene encoding probable sodium/metabolite cotransporter BASS4, chloroplastic isoform X1, with amino-acid sequence MATEASSIITGTTTSFRLQPSRSAAFRFRQSNYNKSGLLFCHRASLIASSCKLNINTKETSRSIVTHCAAERSADTGDNVDGSSTSYNNADAASNLANGFKIFLDFTVSNFLPIALVSAVALGMANPSAGCYAHKYSLSKYTTFLTFFVSGLKLKGKEIGEIAESWPLALVGLASILFFTPLFSYLILQVRLSPQEFVTGLAIFCCVPTTLTSGVALTQLVGGNTALALAMTVISNLLGVLTVPFLVSRIVADGFGLSIPTGKLFWSLIFTLLLPLVLGKVVRDRFKGIANYIDQNSRTFSVINTFLLSLTPWTQVSKSRPLLLMVKPQVFIEAIGMGILVHLTLLGFNIILTKALSSGFGGKKAAFASKKNARTLTLVCSQKALLTIIVVVEQLNGALGQSGLLILPCVAAYINQIVFDSFLVNFWIQKDKSQKEIKAF; translated from the exons ATGGCGACGGAGGCATCATCTATCATTACCGGAACCACCACGAGCTTCCGGTTACAGCCCTCACGCTCCGCCGCATTTCGCTTCCGTCAAAGCAACTATAACAAAAGCGGTCTGTTATTCTGTCATCGTGCTTCTCTAATTGCCTCCTCCTGTAAGCTCAATATCAACACTAAAGAAACATCTCGATCGATTGTTACTCATTGCGCCGCTGAAAGATCCGCCGACACG GGAGATAATGTTGACGGAAGTAGTACAAGCTACAACAATGCTGATGCTGCTTCTAATTTAGCTaatggatttaaaatatttttggattttaCAGTGTCTAACTTTCTTCCTATAG CTTTAGTAAGTGCAGTAGCTTTAGGAATGGCTAATCCAAGTGCTGGTTGTTATGCTCATAAGTATTCTTTATCCAAGTATACTACTTTTCTTACCTTCTTTGTTTCAG GATTAAAGTTGAAAGGCAAAGAAATTGGAGAAATTGCAGAATCATGGCCTTTAGCTCTAGTTGGACTA GCTTCTATCTTGTTTTTTACTCCTTTGTTCTCCTATCTTATTTTGCAAGTTCGGCTTTCACCTCAAGAGTTTGTTACTG GATTGGCTATTTTCTGTTGTGTGCCGACAACATTAACAAGTGGTGTAGCACTAACACAA CTTGTTGGGGGAAATACAGCTCTTGCTCTAGCAATGACTGTAATTTCTAATTTGCTTGGTGTTCTAACT GTACCCTTCTTGGTCTCAAGAATCGTAGCTGATGGTTTTGGTTTATCCATCCCAACTGGAAAGCTATTTTGGAGTCTAATATTCACACTTCTCCTTCCTTTAGTTCTTGGAAAG GTGGTCCGGGATAGATTCAAAG gTATTGCGAACTACATTGATCAAAATTCTAGGACATTCTCAGTAATCAATACCTTCCTCCTCAGCCTT ACCCCATGGACGCAAGTAAGTAAATCTCGACCATTGCTCCTAATGGTGAAGCCTCAAGTCTTTATTGAAGCTATTGGCATGGGCAT TCTCGTGCACCTCACTTTACTGGGTTTTAACATCATTTTGACGAAAGCCTTATCATCTGGATTTGGTGGTAAAAAGGCCGCTTTTGCCAGCAAAAAGAACGCCCGAACTCTCACTCTTGTTTGCAGTCAG AAGGCTTTGCTTACTATAATTGTTGTAGTGGAACAACTGAATGGTGCTCTTGGTCAATCTGGGCTATTAATTCTTCCTTGTGTTGCAGCCTATATTAACCAG ATTGTTTTCGATTCATTTCTAGTGAATTTTTGGATTCAAAAGGACAAGTCGCAAAAGGAAATCAAGGCATTTTGA
- the LOC126665254 gene encoding probable sodium/metabolite cotransporter BASS4, chloroplastic isoform X3: MATEASSIITGTTTSFRLQPSRSAAFRFRQSNYNKSGLLFCHRASLIASSCKLNINTKETSRSIVTHCAAERSADTGDNVDGSSTSYNNADAASNLANGFKIFLDFTVSNFLPIALVSAVALGMANPSAGCYAHKYSLSKYTTFLTFFVSGLKLKGKEIGEIAESWPLALVGLASILFFTPLFSYLILQVRLSPQEFVTGLAIFCCVPTTLTSGVALTQLVGGNTALALAMTVISNLLGVLTVPFLVSRIVADGFGLSIPTGKLFWSLIFTLLLPLVLGKVVRDRFKGIANYIDQNSRTFSVINTFLLSLTPWTQVSKSRPLLLMVKPQVFIEAIGMGMSLRSPSLIMGES, translated from the exons ATGGCGACGGAGGCATCATCTATCATTACCGGAACCACCACGAGCTTCCGGTTACAGCCCTCACGCTCCGCCGCATTTCGCTTCCGTCAAAGCAACTATAACAAAAGCGGTCTGTTATTCTGTCATCGTGCTTCTCTAATTGCCTCCTCCTGTAAGCTCAATATCAACACTAAAGAAACATCTCGATCGATTGTTACTCATTGCGCCGCTGAAAGATCCGCCGACACG GGAGATAATGTTGACGGAAGTAGTACAAGCTACAACAATGCTGATGCTGCTTCTAATTTAGCTaatggatttaaaatatttttggattttaCAGTGTCTAACTTTCTTCCTATAG CTTTAGTAAGTGCAGTAGCTTTAGGAATGGCTAATCCAAGTGCTGGTTGTTATGCTCATAAGTATTCTTTATCCAAGTATACTACTTTTCTTACCTTCTTTGTTTCAG GATTAAAGTTGAAAGGCAAAGAAATTGGAGAAATTGCAGAATCATGGCCTTTAGCTCTAGTTGGACTA GCTTCTATCTTGTTTTTTACTCCTTTGTTCTCCTATCTTATTTTGCAAGTTCGGCTTTCACCTCAAGAGTTTGTTACTG GATTGGCTATTTTCTGTTGTGTGCCGACAACATTAACAAGTGGTGTAGCACTAACACAA CTTGTTGGGGGAAATACAGCTCTTGCTCTAGCAATGACTGTAATTTCTAATTTGCTTGGTGTTCTAACT GTACCCTTCTTGGTCTCAAGAATCGTAGCTGATGGTTTTGGTTTATCCATCCCAACTGGAAAGCTATTTTGGAGTCTAATATTCACACTTCTCCTTCCTTTAGTTCTTGGAAAG GTGGTCCGGGATAGATTCAAAG gTATTGCGAACTACATTGATCAAAATTCTAGGACATTCTCAGTAATCAATACCTTCCTCCTCAGCCTT ACCCCATGGACGCAAGTAAGTAAATCTCGACCATTGCTCCTAATGGTGAAGCCTCAAGTCTTTATTGAAGCTATTGGCATGGGCAT GTCTCTAAGAAGTCCCTCCTTAATCATGGGAGAGAGCTGA
- the LOC126665254 gene encoding probable sodium/metabolite cotransporter BASS4, chloroplastic isoform X2, whose amino-acid sequence MATEASSIITGTTTSFRLQPSRSAAFRFRQSNYNKSGLLFCHRASLIASSCKLNINTKETSRSIVTHCAAERSADTGDNVDGSSTSYNNADAASNLANGFKIFLDFTVSNFLPIALVSAVALGMANPSAGCYAHKYSLSKYTTFLTFFVSGLKLKGKEIGEIAESWPLALVGLASILFFTPLFSYLILQVRLSPQEFVTGLAIFCCVPTTLTSGVALTQLVGGNTALALAMTVISNLLGVLTVPFLVSRIVADGFGLSIPTGKLFWSLIFTLLLPLVLGKVVRDRFKGIANYIDQNSRTFSVINTFLLSLTPWTQVSKSRPLLLMVKPQVFIEAIGMGMSTRAWVYSYGHGCMGVPARKRAEFITFPALWSSHPIVEIIEERA is encoded by the exons ATGGCGACGGAGGCATCATCTATCATTACCGGAACCACCACGAGCTTCCGGTTACAGCCCTCACGCTCCGCCGCATTTCGCTTCCGTCAAAGCAACTATAACAAAAGCGGTCTGTTATTCTGTCATCGTGCTTCTCTAATTGCCTCCTCCTGTAAGCTCAATATCAACACTAAAGAAACATCTCGATCGATTGTTACTCATTGCGCCGCTGAAAGATCCGCCGACACG GGAGATAATGTTGACGGAAGTAGTACAAGCTACAACAATGCTGATGCTGCTTCTAATTTAGCTaatggatttaaaatatttttggattttaCAGTGTCTAACTTTCTTCCTATAG CTTTAGTAAGTGCAGTAGCTTTAGGAATGGCTAATCCAAGTGCTGGTTGTTATGCTCATAAGTATTCTTTATCCAAGTATACTACTTTTCTTACCTTCTTTGTTTCAG GATTAAAGTTGAAAGGCAAAGAAATTGGAGAAATTGCAGAATCATGGCCTTTAGCTCTAGTTGGACTA GCTTCTATCTTGTTTTTTACTCCTTTGTTCTCCTATCTTATTTTGCAAGTTCGGCTTTCACCTCAAGAGTTTGTTACTG GATTGGCTATTTTCTGTTGTGTGCCGACAACATTAACAAGTGGTGTAGCACTAACACAA CTTGTTGGGGGAAATACAGCTCTTGCTCTAGCAATGACTGTAATTTCTAATTTGCTTGGTGTTCTAACT GTACCCTTCTTGGTCTCAAGAATCGTAGCTGATGGTTTTGGTTTATCCATCCCAACTGGAAAGCTATTTTGGAGTCTAATATTCACACTTCTCCTTCCTTTAGTTCTTGGAAAG GTGGTCCGGGATAGATTCAAAG gTATTGCGAACTACATTGATCAAAATTCTAGGACATTCTCAGTAATCAATACCTTCCTCCTCAGCCTT ACCCCATGGACGCAAGTAAGTAAATCTCGACCATTGCTCCTAATGGTGAAGCCTCAAGTCTTTATTGAAGCTATTGGCATGGGCAT GTCTACCAGAGCATGGGTGTATTCATATGGGCACGGCTGCATGGGTGTGCCCGCTCGAAAACGTGCAGAATTTATTACTTTTCCTGCATTATGGTCTTCACACCCAATTGTGGAAATTATAGAAGAGAGAGCCTAA